One Actinomycetota bacterium DNA window includes the following coding sequences:
- a CDS encoding lipocalin-like domain-containing protein — MGSRRWKWLALENLAVAAAARRLGKRGLTYQIIPVGMFGSRPVDELNRGLAPEDDAAHPYEGRFYWEWWYFDAQFDDGHRCVLELQYPNLTNIFARECTMLFNVYTPDGRDFNNIIPFPLSMWRASQETCDVAIGDNIIQGYDPEYRVKFSHSGLACDLVFENLLPGWTRGSGEIMFGMPEKQQVFGWVVAQPRARVSGTLSVDGVEHQVTGLGYHDHNWGNGIIPRYLSHWVWGRLTTDRLTMIFADVVTARWCGDVHIPIVFLALDDRIVLESSQAEFQVGDYVPDSAGFQVYPSRVDLEFSERDVAGEFHFKIIKELEMVNTLAEKLPPRIVSMIGKTLAGPAYYRFLSDYEGWVEVGGERLELAGETHWEYMIITLRCGQIPRPGRRLPN, encoded by the coding sequence ATGGGCTCACGCAGATGGAAGTGGCTGGCCCTGGAGAACCTAGCGGTCGCGGCGGCGGCGAGGAGACTGGGCAAACGCGGCCTTACCTATCAGATAATACCGGTGGGGATGTTCGGCAGCAGGCCGGTGGACGAGCTCAACCGCGGCCTCGCACCGGAGGACGACGCCGCGCACCCCTACGAAGGCCGCTTCTACTGGGAGTGGTGGTATTTCGACGCCCAGTTCGACGACGGACACCGCTGCGTGCTCGAGTTGCAGTATCCCAACCTCACGAACATATTCGCCAGGGAATGCACCATGCTCTTCAACGTCTATACGCCTGACGGCCGGGACTTCAACAACATCATCCCCTTCCCGCTCTCCATGTGGAGGGCCTCGCAGGAGACATGCGACGTGGCCATAGGCGACAACATCATCCAGGGCTATGATCCGGAGTACCGCGTGAAGTTCTCCCACTCAGGCCTCGCCTGCGACCTCGTCTTCGAGAACCTTCTCCCTGGGTGGACGCGCGGCAGCGGCGAGATCATGTTCGGCATGCCGGAGAAGCAACAGGTGTTCGGGTGGGTGGTGGCGCAACCCCGGGCGCGGGTAAGCGGCACCCTCAGCGTCGACGGGGTCGAGCACCAGGTCACGGGACTCGGGTACCACGACCACAACTGGGGGAACGGCATCATCCCACGCTACCTGTCGCACTGGGTATGGGGGCGCCTCACCACCGACCGCCTGACCATGATCTTCGCCGACGTGGTGACCGCACGCTGGTGCGGGGACGTGCACATACCCATCGTCTTCCTGGCTCTGGACGACCGCATCGTCCTGGAGTCGTCGCAAGCCGAGTTCCAGGTGGGCGATTACGTGCCGGACAGCGCCGGGTTCCAGGTCTACCCGAGCCGGGTCGACTTGGAGTTCAGCGAGCGCGACGTGGCGGGGGAGTTCCACTTCAAGATCATCAAGGAACTTGAGATGGTCAACACCCTGGCCGAGAAGCTGCCCCCCCGGATCGTCAGCATGATCGGCAAGACCCTCGCCGGCCCCGCCTACTACCGCTTCCTCTCCGACTATGAAGGCTGGGTCGAGGTGGGAGGGGAGCGGCTGGAGCTGGCGGGTGAGACACACTGGGAGTATATGATCATCACCCTGCGCTGCGGCCAGATCCCCCGCCCCGGGCGCCGCCTGCCCAACTGA
- the melA gene encoding alpha-galactosidase: protein MAKIAMMGAGSLQFARRLTQDIVNHPSLAAAHIALMDVDAERLALVKQVMDNMKEQNGLGCTFSATTSRREALTGADFVVCTIMVGGLDAYRADVEIPLKYGVDVCVGDTLNPGGVFRGLRHVPVLLEIARDMEELCPDALLLNHANPMAICTWALQKAFPSLRSVGLCHGTQHTADLLCKWLRVPEEECELKWAGINHMAWLLRFERSGEDLYPRMWEKLDKEGPIMHERYRFEMMKATGYFCTELPGHTSEYVPYFRHREDLKRLFGGPWLMGETAGDLKAQVGMQEFYQEEMAGMARGEVTVPFLAGERSEEFTAGIMDASLTGVPFRFAGNVLNRGLIANLPEGCCVEVPVTVDGGGFYPIAVGDLPAVCAALCRSNVSVQELAVEAAINGDYEAAYHACLMDPLTAAVLAPHEIRNLVGEMFAAQMQWLPQFRGKANEAPGHSVDRLETGVTEVRSGEDVYPRTRMFGGE, encoded by the coding sequence ATGGCCAAGATCGCCATGATGGGGGCGGGTAGCCTGCAGTTCGCCCGCCGCCTGACCCAGGATATCGTCAACCACCCCTCCCTTGCCGCTGCGCATATCGCGCTCATGGACGTGGACGCCGAGCGCCTGGCCCTGGTCAAGCAGGTGATGGACAATATGAAGGAGCAGAACGGCCTGGGCTGCACCTTCTCGGCCACCACCTCGCGGCGTGAGGCCCTCACCGGGGCCGATTTCGTGGTGTGCACCATCATGGTCGGCGGACTGGACGCTTACCGGGCGGACGTGGAGATACCCCTCAAGTACGGGGTGGACGTATGCGTGGGGGACACCCTCAACCCCGGCGGGGTCTTCCGGGGCCTGCGCCACGTGCCCGTGCTGCTGGAGATAGCCCGGGACATGGAGGAGCTGTGCCCGGATGCCCTCCTGCTCAACCACGCCAACCCCATGGCCATCTGCACCTGGGCGCTGCAGAAGGCCTTCCCCAGCCTGCGCTCCGTGGGGCTCTGTCACGGCACCCAACACACTGCTGACCTGCTGTGCAAATGGCTGCGCGTGCCGGAAGAGGAATGCGAGCTGAAATGGGCCGGCATCAACCACATGGCCTGGCTGCTGCGCTTCGAGCGCTCGGGAGAGGACCTCTACCCGCGCATGTGGGAGAAGCTGGATAAGGAGGGCCCCATCATGCACGAGCGCTACCGTTTCGAGATGATGAAGGCCACGGGTTATTTCTGCACCGAGCTGCCGGGGCACACCTCCGAGTACGTCCCTTACTTCCGCCACCGCGAGGACCTCAAGCGCCTCTTCGGCGGACCCTGGCTCATGGGAGAGACGGCCGGCGACCTCAAAGCCCAGGTAGGCATGCAGGAGTTCTACCAGGAGGAGATGGCCGGCATGGCCCGGGGTGAGGTCACCGTGCCCTTCCTGGCGGGAGAGAGGTCGGAGGAGTTCACCGCGGGGATCATGGACGCCAGCCTCACCGGGGTCCCCTTCCGTTTCGCCGGCAACGTGCTCAACCGGGGGCTCATCGCCAACCTGCCGGAAGGCTGCTGCGTGGAGGTGCCCGTGACCGTTGACGGCGGAGGCTTCTACCCCATCGCGGTGGGGGACCTCCCCGCGGTGTGTGCCGCCCTCTGCCGCTCCAACGTCTCGGTACAGGAGCTGGCGGTTGAGGCCGCGATCAACGGGGACTACGAGGCGGCCTACCACGCCTGCCTCATGGACCCGCTCACCGCCGCGGTGCTGGCCCCCCACGAGATCCGCAACCTGGTGGGCGAGATGTTCGCGGCGCAGATGCAGTGGCTGCCGCAGTTCCGGGGGAAGGCGAACGAGGCACCCGGGCACAGCGTCGACCGCCTGGAGACGGGAGTCACCGAGGTGAGGTCGGGGGAGGACGTCTACCCGCGCACCCGCATGTTCGGCGGCGAATAG